The sequence atgttaaataaataagtttaaactaaTTAAACTAATTCAAAGTTACCTAAATATTACGTTACTGAAAAAGACAGGAAAAGCCCAGCAGTGAACAATACTTTGGGTACGCATGCACAAAATGAAAGCATGCCTGCTAAGGAGAAGTTAAAAATAATGGTAATTGTTAACATGCTAAGTGCCAGATACACAGGCCTTGGCTGAAATGGGAGAGTTGTGACATTGCAGTTTGCAGATATTTTCCTCAACAATAAATTGTCAGTTGGTCTGTGGCTAGTAACTGTGGAGCAAATTACTGGTATAGTTTGCTGAATTTTCGTGGTAATAGGAATTATAGGGTGTCGATAACTGGACTGTGGTCCTTCCTTAATGAAAATCACATTGGTTGTTACAACGTAGTTCATTGGACAAACTTTATACATGGGCACCtgtgcatatactgaggcaaccAGTGAAATGTTGTGTTATTTGTTGTAATAGTAGACAATATCTGAATGCGAATGATCGCTTAAGATGTCGATGTTTGCTCTATACCTGGTGTCTTAATTCAGACGATAATAAaaacctgtttgaaaaatattctcAAGGTCGTCATTCTGAACAAACTATAATAAACTGTGAGAATACTGTATGCAAACATTTACAGAATATTTTGGCGGCATTTTAAAATGCATTAAGATTATGAAAGAATTTGTTTTATGGTTGAGACCTGTGTAcctgaaacatttaaaaagagaAGGGTTGACAAGTGATTTTGCTATGCCAGAGCACTTCTACTGACCTTCCTGCAAGTAGCTGTACTCTGCTGTATACATTTGTGTTTAGCTTACACAACAAAAGAAGGACAACAGTTACTGCTTGAAACCCTATCTCACAAGTTTGTATACTATGCTTTATTGTAGAGAAATGCTCCTAGAAAagatatttatacatgtccagGTATGTTGTTGAAGTTCTGTTTGTTAGCTCACTTGAGCATTAGACAAATCATCGTGGAACCTCCTTTGCAGCACTTGGCAACAGAAATAGTAAACTTATTCGGATCTGGTGATAACACAATATATTTCCAAATTTCTGGGAGTACCACTCAAGAAATTTCCAACTTGGCTTGTGAATGGAGGAAAATAAGGACCTTTTACATCATGGAATAAGTCTTTTTCAAATGGACAAATATTTTGAGTGCTATTGCAACAAAAATAGTAAAACTATATTTGTTAAAACACTCCTGTCCCTAAATCAGTAAATCAGGTACTTCTGTAATACTTGCAATACTTCAGTGACTTGTTCTAATACTAGTCTGGAGCTCTGACTTTGAAATGCCAGAAATTGCAAAGTAGATTGTTCACTTGTTACAGTTCAAAAGctgtttctgttttgtttgaaCTTTTTCAAAGTAGTTCAGACATTACCTTGTTTTAGCTATATATAAGAGGGACCGGAAAAGTAGATGACATGACCTCTTACTGCACCTATATGATAGGGGGACAGTTACTTTTGAATCAgtttaattatcatttttcaatatatatttgttacctttttaaagtaaatataatataaaaatgacaaagttattttAGTTTGCTAGATTACAGTAGAAAATATTACTTCTACAGCTATTTGAATCactaaattacctccctttttaagtTGATCACTAATAAAGGGaggtattttatattttaaaaaataaaatgtaagtgAATACATTTGTTAATATACATCATATGTTGAATATAGTTCAATagtttacatttatatattgcAATTACATTATATCTGAGATATAATAATTTCTTCATTGAATAATAAACCAtaaatatgttcacttgttaCAGTTCAAATCATGATAGACGAATTTGGATCTTGGGTGCACAGATTCTttcacaatgtagatttttactAGCATTGAACAGTTAAGTAAAGGAACTTAATGGAGGGAATGAAATTGACTCACGGGTATATTTAACCAGACATACTTGGAAGAAAAAAGAATTTCAGTTTACCAGAATAAAGTAACTAAGGATTTgaattatatgaataaagaacatcAAAATATGCGAGTGTGATACTTGTATTGGAAGGTTGACTCTTAGTCTGTTGTGAACTTATTTTTGGCTGAAATTATGAGAGTGCAGAGGGATGAATCACTTTTGGTCATATGTAGCATATCTGAATCTTCAATCAAACATATCTTTAAGATGCAAAACATATTGAGGACCTGGTAACAATTTGAGGACTTGTACTATGATGAAGTCATGATAATATCCCTTGTGTATTTCATGGCTAATGGGGATGGCATCTCTCCTTCCATCCGTAATCTGTAACAGATGTTTAGATGGCATGTGTACGACATGTTAAGTAGATTTGTTACAAGtgtcacatttaagcaaaaaaataatgaaagaaggGTGTTATACATGTAGGATGTTACATAGTGAAGAACTAAGTTAATACTGCACTATAGTCTCTCTCATCTAAGAGGTTTACATCAACCTTTAACTGAACTGATGAAATGATTGGCTTTATTGGTAAAATAAATGTGGTTTGATAATCTATAAAAAAAGTGACCCTTGGGAATTTTAAGCTTTTTTCAACATTTGGCTAGTTTTCTTATacaggtacaatttttatttctCTATGGAAAAATCGCTTTCGTTTACAGTGATGCCATTGATGTCCGTCCATAATGAACGTCATTGTGGGCACTGCAGTTTGGAAAAGCGACGTAATGTCTTTTGCATAAAGATCCATGGGGAAAATTacaaatttgccatttttgactCGAAAACTCACTATAtcgaaaaattgaaaaaagtgtctgGAGATATTAATGTTTCAGTTGTGTTAGTGTATTTTTAACAAGTTTGGCTAAACATTCTCTGAACCAGCTGCTGAAACTGGTTGAGTGAGACagactttaataaataaaactcTGAAAGAAGCAGGAGATGTCACAGAAACATTTTGCATTCTACATTTGAGACTATTGTCAGccacagaaaatatattttggttGTAACTAAAAGATTAATGCAAGTGGCTACAATGATTGTTTCTTGCAGTAAAGAGTGTTATTACCGTATGCGTAATTAAACCACCTTCTTAAGGCTTTGCCACAGAGCTGAAATTTCATGAGCACTGATGAACAATACCGTCAATGGACACACCTGAGGATTTTCCATATATTATCATGAGTAATACCTTTGTATCACTactgaatgaaatattttttttttttttttgaagaaacaaGGACTTTCTTATTGTGTCTGTTGTTCATTGTCCATAAAATTACAGCTCTGTGACGGCACCTTAAATGAGACATAGTTACACTAAAATTCTTTGCATTTCTTTACAAGACCCTGTGGAGAAgaatgaaaaaacaacagaaatggaTGCCGGTGGTGAAAGCAGTGTCAACAACACAGCTGAGGACACTATTCAAGAAACAGAACAAAGTAAACAAAGCAGTAAGAAGATACAtacaatttaatacatgtatttatattagaTTTTTTGTGCTTAAGTAACCAGGTCCTCACAAAGACTTGGTGTGTGTAGATATTTTGTATCACCAGAAACTATGCTTTCATTATTCAGAACCTTCCTGTAGGACAGAGGAATCTACTGATTTGTCTTTGTTATATGTTAGACCAccagaaaatgtacttttttttattcCGAACCTTCTTGTAGGTCAGGAAAAACTTACAGGACCCATAGAGGACGATAAGATAGAAGAAACTGAAGTAATGGATGCCGATGGTGAAAACAGTGTCAACAACACAGCTGAGGACACTATTCAAGAAAcagaacaaattaaacaaagcaGTAAGAAGATACAtacaatttaatacatgtatttagattttTTGTGCTTAAGTAACCAGGTCCTCACAAAGACTTGGTGTGTGTAGATACTTTGTATCACCAGAAACTATGCTTTCATTATTCAGAACCTTCCTGGAGGTCAAAGCAAACTTCTGATTTTCCTTTGTTATATGTAAGATTTTCTTAAAGaagatataaataataaaaaaaatagtcagGTCCTCACAAAGACTTGGTGAGCCGCAAGGCTAGATCAATTGGTAGAGCTATGGGCTTAGATTCCGAGGTTCGAGCCTGGGTTGTTACAACACCCTAAGGAGTTTTTGCAACCCACTACTGTTTCAAGTGGGGTAGTTACCTGTTGCTAGCAAGGAGTTGACTTGTTCTGGTAAGAAACATAGGAGACGTGTTGGGTAACAGGCCGCCTTTAAATGACTCTGACTGTTAATATGGTGTTAAACAAAGACTTGGTGTGTGTAAATATATTGTATCACCAGAAAAACTTCTGATTTGTCTTTGTTATATGTAAGACCACTAGAAAATATACTTCTTTATTCCGAACCTTTTTGTAGGTCAGGAAAAACTTCACACTGCACCTGTAGAGGACGATAAGGTAGAAGTAACTGAAGAAATGGATGCCGGTGATGAAAGCAGTGTCAACAACACAGCTGAGGACACTATTCAAGAAACAGAACAAAGTAAACAAAGCAGTAAGAAGATACAtacaatttaatacatgtatttatattagaTTTTTTGTGCTTAAGTAATCAGGTCCTCACAAAGACTTGGTGTGTGTAGATATTTTGTATCACCAGAAACTATGCTTTCATTATTCAGAACCTTCCTGTAGGACAGAGGAATCTACTGATTTGTCTTTGTTATATGTTAGACCAccagaaaatgtacttttttttattcCGAACCTTCTTGTAGGTCAGGAAAAACTTACAGGACCCATAGAGGACGATAAGATAGAAGAAAATGAAGTAATGGATGCCGATGGTGAAAACAGTGTCAACAACACAGCTGAGGACACTATTCAAGAAAcagaacaaattaaacaaagcaGTAAGAAGATACAtacaatttaatacatgtatttagattttTTGTGCTTAAGTAACCAGGTCCTCACAAAGACTTGGTGTGTGTAGATACTTTGTATCACCAGAAACTATGCTTTCATTATTCAGAACCTTCCTGGAGGTCAAAGCAATCTTCTGATTTTCCTTTGTTATATGTAAGATTTTCTTAAAGaagatataaataataaaaaaatagtcAGGTCCTCACAAAGACTTGGTGAGCCGCAAGGCTAGATCAATTGGTAGAGCCATGGGCTTAGGTTCCGAGGTTTGAGCCTGGGTTGTTACAACACCCTAAGGAGTTTTTGCAACCCACTACTGTTTCAAGTGGGGTAGTTGCCTTTTACTAGCAAGGAGTTGACGTGTACTGGTAAGAAACCCAGGAGACGCGTTGGGTAACAGGCCGCCTTTAAATGACTCTGACTGTTAATATGGTGTTAAACAAAGACTTGGTGTGTGTAAATATATTGTATCACCAGAAAAACTTCTGATTTGTCTTTGTTATATGTAAGACCACcagaaaatatacttttttattccGAACCTTCTTGTAGGTCAGGAAAAACTTCACACTGCACCTGTAGAGGACGATAAGGTAGAAGTAACTGAAGTAATGGATGCCGGTGGTGAAAGCAGTGTCAGCAACACAGCTGAGGACACTATTCAAGAAACGGAACAAAGTAAACAAAGCAGTAAGAAGATACAtacaatttaatacatgtatttatattagaTTTTTTGTGCTTAAGTAACCAGGTCCTCACAAAGACTTGGTGTGTGTAGATACTTTGTATCACCAGAAACTATGCTTTCATTATTCAGAACCTTCCTGTAGGTCAAAGCAAACTTCcgatttgtctttgttttatgtTAGACCACCAGAAAATGTACTTCTTTTATACTGAACCTTCCTGTAGGACAGAGCAAACTTctgatttgtctttgttttatgttattattgcaGTAATTTCACAGATGATTAATCTGAAGGAAAATGAATTAGATACATTTGCAGGCTTTCTCGGACATAACATCAAAGTTCATAGAGAGTTTGACAGACTACCAGAAGATACTCTTCAGGtaattacaaatatttgttaattGAAGGAGGTTTTAATAGTTTCTGTTGCATATTATTTATAGAAATCAAGGTAAACTGCTCATAGCTGCCTGGCTAGCTTGGTAGAGCCATGGATTCAGGTGCGGAGGGTCATGGATTTAAGTCCTGGTAGCAACAACTTCCtgccatttttagcttgacttttcgaagaaaaagtagagctgttgcactcaccccggtgtcggcgtcgccgttggttaaagtttttgataaagtcaaatatctctgttactatcaaagttatcgacttgaaacttaaaagagttaattactatcaaagtcttcaccaggagaaacaatccccataactctgattgaattttgacagaattatgcccctttttaacttagaattgtttttaaaatttttgataaagtcaaatatctctgttactattaaagcttttgactttaaaTTTAAACTAGTTATAGACAATCAAAGTCTGCATCAAGAaacacaattcctataactctggtttgaattttgacagaattatgcccctttttaacttagaatttttggttaaagtttttgataaagtcaaatatctctgttactaacaaagcttttgacttgaaacttaaaatacttatttaccatcaaagtctacaccaggagaaacaatatccataactctggtttgaattttgacagaattatgcccctttttagctcgactattcgaagaataagtagagctatcctactcaccacggcgtcggcatcacaccttggttaagtttttcgtaccagtccacattttgacaaagtcttttgagataaagctttgaaactttcaacacttgtttaccatcaccatggccagttataggcaacagcacataactccatcaaggatttttggctgaattatggccccttttgacttagaaatcatggttaagtttttcgtcccaagttcaaaattttgacaaagccctttaatataaagttttgaaacttcaacacttgtttaccatcaccgtggccagttataggcaagagtacataacccgTCAAGGATTTTGGGCTAAATTGGGGCCCCCTTTCCCGACTTAGAaatctggttaagtttttcgtaccatttcgtattttgacaaagtctttgagatAAAGCTTGAAACATTCAACCttgttaccatcaccatgtccgtTATAGGCAGAGCACTTTAACCCATCAAGGagtttggctgaattatgcccttttgacttagaatcttGGTAAatattccgtaccagttcatattttgacaaagtctttaagataaagcttgaaactttcaacacctttTTACCATCGCCATATCCAGTTATGGGCAAGAGTACAAAAATTCCATCAAggatttggctgaattatggccccttttgacttagaaatcctggttaagtttccgtaccagttcatattttttgtaaagtgtttgacatatggcttttggaaactttatcacttgtttagtatataGCCCTCATCTGTAGAAAGAGACATAACTCTgcactattttggctaaatttatggcccttttgactttgaattggttctgttttcatacaatcCACGTTTGTAAAAACTATTGACAAAAtggcttttaaattttgaacacttGTTATCATTATGATTTAGGATTGAAATTggtcatacattgccatttagtgcagactatcgaaatcaaagaaatacggGAACATTGTTTGtgtaatctatttatttcttttgtctgaatatctgtggaaatattttgaccccattcttcaatcaattcttcgaatagtcgagcagctgtcatcagacagctcttgttaacttagaattcttgttaaaagtcaaatatctcgttacttttaaaagctttgacttgaaactcaaaatagtttttttactatcaaagctacacCAGAGACacattcccataactctgatttgaattttgacttattttatgactttatgcccttttaatttagaattttttactggcaaagctcttattcagagtcaagcaacGAGAAAAGCAAGCACGCTGTCTTTCGGACAGCTTTTGTTCAGGGAGTTGGCAGGTACTTGTAAGAAACCAAGGAGCCTATACAAAAACTCTTAAATGTCATTACAATGTTACACCACAAAAAAAGGTAAACTGCCTGcctgtatatgactgaaatatggCTGTGAGACGTTTGAAAACCAAACTCAAACAAATGAATCCAGTTTTTATACCTATGCAAGGGAATTTTGGGGGAATATATACAATGTTGGAGCACAGCAGTTGGTTGGTTAGTGGGTTGGTGGGTTTCGGTTGGCCCGTCTGCATTTTCTTGGGGCAACGAACTTCTTCCACTCTTTTGAAGGCATTGCAATGAAACTCAGCACATATCACAAATGAAGTGTAGATATATGTGACCTATTTTTTTCTTGGTCACTTAAGTCTTTGCACTGTTATAGCCCTTTAATGATTTTTACACTATTAAAAACCTTGGCGCAAACTACTTCCACTGTTACGAAGTTTTTGACATACTATTTGCCCGGTCAGTTTCTGTTTCCTGAATTACCTGCCTTTGAACATAGACAAAATACTTAATGTATGTGCATTATTACTTCAATGgatatatctcagtaactactgaaaggattcatttgaaaatttatttgtcTTCAGTTGTCTCGGCAACTAATGATGATATGGATTTATGTTTTCAACAGtatgaaatagtcatgttagatatcTTGTTTTTTAACTGTTCACTTAACATGCTTAAGTCTTTGCAGAGTATTCCCCATTAATTCATTGACTGTAATTAGTCTAAAAAGAAAACTCTGCATGAAGTGCTACAATGCCTTTGGTGTGATCCATTTGCAAACGACCCCAAACTCCAAAAGGTTCAAGCCCGCACATGGTCCCCAAATACACTGTTATAATATTCCGTTTATACAGTGCTGTACCATTTTACATCATGCTGTAAAATACTGTAAAGTATTCttgtttcaaaaagaaaagataacCCAAACAATATTAGCCGGGTCGGgaaaattactacaaaaagtctgtacttagaaaatatattttaggtTGCAAAAAATCAGCAAGATCCTCTGGAGATGGAGGGGGGTAACATACACCTGTTCAAAGGGAAAAGTCTTGATGACATACAGTTAGATCAGGAAGGTAATGTCCTTAAAAATGATGTCTGTCCTTCATAACTTCCTGAATTTAAAAACAACTAGAAAAGTGCTTGTATTTCTCATAAATTTTTAGTTCAGTTACAGTGTGTCTTAATAAGACTATCCCATTCATGTGATCATGATCTGATGGACTAGCTAGTCCAATAACAACCAGAAATTGTAGAGTTTGAAAAGTACTGTTTTTATGAAAGTTATATGTGCAcctagaaatatttaaatttgttacatttttttaagaACCTCTAGAGGAGGATAAAGAAACAGAGGCAGCAACAAAAGATTCTGAAAGGGATGTTGGTGGTGAAAGCCATGCAGTTGCCACAGCTGAGAACATACTAGAAACAGAACAAAGTAAAAAAGGAGGTAAGGGGATACAAATTGTTAAAATACATacaatagatacatgtattttgagcttAAGTAGTGAAGTCCTCACAAATATTTGGTGTGTGTAGATATTTTGTATCACCAGAAAATAATTCTGAATTCCATACCTTCCTGtaggacagaaaaaaaacttcacatttgtctttATTATATATGTTGAAGTAAGACAGCGTTTAGCTTGGCTGTTTTCAAGGAAAAAGTCGAGGTACTGTCATAGCTTTGGTGTTGTCTGTGTCTGCTTGAGtacaaaattattattacttCATGGATTTGGTTCATATTTACACACAACAATCCTTAGGACAAGACCTTCATACTGACCTATTAATAGATGACCCTGACCTTCAAATGACCTTAAcacttaaaacctcaaaaaagtcatattttaacattactttgTGTAACTTGTTCATTTCTTGATGGATTTACTGCATATTCACACACAACAACTGTGGTGACAAGACCTTCACATTGAGATATTaataggtgaccttgaccttcaaatgaccttgacctttagactGAAAACCTTAAAAAAGTCGTATTTTAACATTACTTTGTGTAACTTGTTCATTTCTTGATGGATTTACTGCATATTCACACACAGCAACTGTGGTGACAAGACCTTGACATTGAGATATTGAGAGATTTACGTCATACTCACACAGAACAGTCCTTGTGACAAGACCTTCACACTCACTTATAGATAGGTTACCTTGACCTTCCAATGCCCTTGACCTTTAcacttaaaactttgaaaaatatcatatttaaactttaaattaatTTGTGAATGTTTTTCATGTGCATGGTTTTTGGCTTCATTTTAGAAATACAGCAAGAATGTGACAAGGCCTCGCAGCTGACATTTGCACCATTGGCAGTGCTTttgttttaaagaagaaataaacaataaatcaggTCCTCACAAAGACTTTGTGTGTGTAGATATTTTGTATCACCAGAAATATACTTTCTTAATTCTGGACCTTCCTGTAGGACAGAGCAAACTTAGTCTTTGTTACATGTTTATGCTACAGTTAGAAC is a genomic window of Mercenaria mercenaria strain notata chromosome 18, MADL_Memer_1, whole genome shotgun sequence containing:
- the LOC123565679 gene encoding uncharacterized protein LOC123565679 isoform X6: MRPRKGKENADCVSAEEKGILEVKFIDSYIGSGVFASDTIEKGQLVCYYEGELISGKDGIQRFNTPHDKGSFLFFFHHEGKQFCIDATHSSGCGRMINDDHRRPNCKVRVSLTGPKLAIYALKDVYKGDELRYDYKDTTAFWQRRNAPRKDIYTCPDPVEKNEKTTEMDAGGESSVNNTAEDTIQETEQSKQSSQEKLTGPIEDDKIEETEVMDADGENSVNNTAEDTIQETEQIKQSSQEKLHTAPVEDDKVEVTEEMDAGDESSVNNTAEDTIQETEQSQEKLHTAPVEDDKVEVTEVMDAGGESSVSNTAEDTIQETEQSKQSIISQMINLKENELDTFAGFLGHNIKVHREFDRLPEDTLQNL
- the LOC123565679 gene encoding uncharacterized protein LOC123565679 isoform X4 → MRPRKGKENADCVSAEEKGILEVKFIDSYIGSGVFASDTIEKGQLVCYYEGELISGKDGIQRFNTPHDKGSFLFFFHHEGKQFCIDATHSSGCGRMINDDHRRPNCKVRVSLTGPKLAIYALKDVYKGDELRYDYKDTTAFWQRRNAPRKDIYTCPDPVEKNEKTTEMDAGGESSVNNTAEDTIQETEQSKQSSQEKLTGPIEDDKIEETEVMDADGENSVNNTAEDTIQETEQIKQSSQEKLHTAPVEDDKVEVTEEMDAGDESSVNNTAEDTIQETEQSKQSSQEKLHTAPVEDDKVEVTEVMDAGGESSVSNTAEDTIQETEQSKQSIISQMINLKENELDTFAGFLGHNIKVHREFDRLPEDTLQNL
- the LOC123565679 gene encoding midasin-like isoform X5, translated to MRPRKGKENADCVSAEEKGILEVKFIDSYIGSGVFASDTIEKGQLVCYYEGELISGKDGIQRFNTPHDKGSFLFFFHHEGKQFCIDATHSSGCGRMINDDHRRPNCKVRVSLTGPKLAIYALKDVYKGDELRYDYKDTTAFWQRRNAPRKDIYTCPDPVEKNEKTTEMDAGGESSVNNTAEDTIQETEQSKQSSQEKLHTAPVEDDKVEVTEEMDAGDESSVNNTAEDTIQETEQSKQSSQEKLTGPIEDDKIEENEVMDADGENSVNNTAEDTIQETEQIKQSSQEKLHTAPVEDDKVEVTEVMDAGGESSVSNTAEDTIQETEQSKQSIISQMINLKENELDTFAGFLGHNIKVHREFDRLPEDTLQNL
- the LOC123565679 gene encoding uncharacterized protein LOC123565679 isoform X2, which codes for MRPRKGKENADCVSAEEKGILEVKFIDSYIGSGVFASDTIEKGQLVCYYEGELISGKDGIQRFNTPHDKGSFLFFFHHEGKQFCIDATHSSGCGRMINDDHRRPNCKVRVSLTGPKLAIYALKDVYKGDELRYDYKDTTAFWQRRNAPRKDIYTCPDPVEKNEKTTEMDAGGESSVNNTAEDTIQETEQSKQSSQEKLTGPIEDDKIEETEVMDADGENSVNNTAEDTIQETEQIKQSSQEKLHTAPVEDDKVEVTEEMDAGDESSVNNTAEDTIQETEQSQEKLTGPIEDDKIEENEVMDADGENSVNNTAEDTIQETEQIKQSSQEKLHTAPVEDDKVEVTEVMDAGGESSVSNTAEDTIQETEQSKQSIISQMINLKENELDTFAGFLGHNIKVHREFDRLPEDTLQNL
- the LOC123565679 gene encoding midasin-like isoform X1 encodes the protein MRPRKGKENADCVSAEEKGILEVKFIDSYIGSGVFASDTIEKGQLVCYYEGELISGKDGIQRFNTPHDKGSFLFFFHHEGKQFCIDATHSSGCGRMINDDHRRPNCKVRVSLTGPKLAIYALKDVYKGDELRYDYKDTTAFWQRRNAPRKDIYTCPDPVEKNEKTTEMDAGGESSVNNTAEDTIQETEQSKQSSQEKLTGPIEDDKIEETEVMDADGENSVNNTAEDTIQETEQIKQSSQEKLHTAPVEDDKVEVTEEMDAGDESSVNNTAEDTIQETEQSKQSSQEKLTGPIEDDKIEENEVMDADGENSVNNTAEDTIQETEQIKQSSQEKLHTAPVEDDKVEVTEVMDAGGESSVSNTAEDTIQETEQSKQSIISQMINLKENELDTFAGFLGHNIKVHREFDRLPEDTLQNL
- the LOC123565679 gene encoding midasin-like isoform X7; the encoded protein is MRPRKGKENADCVSAEEKGILEVKFIDSYIGSGVFASDTIEKGQLVCYYEGELISGKDGIQRFNTPHDKGSFLFFFHHEGKQFCIDATHSSGCGRMINDDHRRPNCKVRVSLTGPKLAIYALKDVYKGDELRYDYKDTTAFWQRRNAPRKDIYTCPDPVEKNEKTTEMDAGGESSVNNTAEDTIQETEQSQEKLHTAPVEDDKVEVTEEMDAGDESSVNNTAEDTIQETEQSKQSSQEKLTGPIEDDKIEENEVMDADGENSVNNTAEDTIQETEQIKQSSQEKLHTAPVEDDKVEVTEVMDAGGESSVSNTAEDTIQETEQSKQSIISQMINLKENELDTFAGFLGHNIKVHREFDRLPEDTLQNL
- the LOC123565679 gene encoding midasin-like isoform X3, yielding MRPRKGKENADCVSAEEKGILEVKFIDSYIGSGVFASDTIEKGQLVCYYEGELISGKDGIQRFNTPHDKGSFLFFFHHEGKQFCIDATHSSGCGRMINDDHRRPNCKVRVSLTGPKLAIYALKDVYKGDELRYDYKDTTAFWQRRNAPRKDIYTCPDPVEKNEKTTEMDAGGESSVNNTAEDTIQETEQSQEKLTGPIEDDKIEETEVMDADGENSVNNTAEDTIQETEQIKQSSQEKLHTAPVEDDKVEVTEEMDAGDESSVNNTAEDTIQETEQSKQSSQEKLTGPIEDDKIEENEVMDADGENSVNNTAEDTIQETEQIKQSSQEKLHTAPVEDDKVEVTEVMDAGGESSVSNTAEDTIQETEQSKQSIISQMINLKENELDTFAGFLGHNIKVHREFDRLPEDTLQNL
- the LOC123565679 gene encoding uncharacterized protein LOC123565679 isoform X8, coding for MRPRKGKENADCVSAEEKGILEVKFIDSYIGSGVFASDTIEKGQLVCYYEGELISGKDGIQRFNTPHDKGSFLFFFHHEGKQFCIDATHSSGCGRMINDDHRRPNCKVRVSLTGPKLAIYALKDVYKGDELRYDYKDTTAFWQRTLWRRMKKQQKWMPVVKAVSTTQLRTLFKKQNKVNKAEKLHTAPVEDDKVEVTEEMDAGDESSVNNTAEDTIQETEQSKQSSQEKLTGPIEDDKIEENEVMDADGENSVNNTAEDTIQETEQIKQSSQEKLHTAPVEDDKVEVTEVMDAGGESSVSNTAEDTIQETEQSKQSIISQMINLKENELDTFAGFLGHNIKVHREFDRLPEDTLQNL